A single window of Nicotiana tomentosiformis chromosome 1, ASM39032v3, whole genome shotgun sequence DNA harbors:
- the LOC138897454 gene encoding uncharacterized protein, with amino-acid sequence MAQAFIEQLQYNIVIAPDRNSLSNMKKPTESFREYAIKWREKAARVKPPMDNHELIIVFLEAQEPDYFQIMMPAMGRSFVEAIKIGKMVENGLKTGIIVSQATLKDTTQAIQNGSGSLANRKKRDEGSMITSGSREVQRGASHTYVQV; translated from the coding sequence ATGGCCCAGGCCTTCATTGAACAATTACAGTACAACATTGTTATTGCACCagatcgcaattccctgtccaatatgaagaagcCGACGGAAAGCTTTAGAGAGTATGCCATAAAATGGAGGGAGaaagcggctagagttaagccacccatggataatcaTGAGTTGATCATTGTTTTTCTAGAGGCTCAAGAGCCTGATTATTTCCAAATTATGATGCCTGCAATGGGTAGGTCTTTTGTAGAAGCAATCAAGATAgggaaaatggttgaaaatggcctcaagactggcataATTGTAAGTCAGGCTACTCTCAAAGACACCACCCAAGCAATCCAAAATGgttcgggaagtttggcaaatagaaaaaagagagatgaagggtccatgataaCTTcaggatccagggaagttcaaagaggggcatcgcacacTTATGTGCAAGTTTAG